The proteins below come from a single Fusobacterium nucleatum genomic window:
- a CDS encoding toxin-antitoxin system YwqK family antitoxin, with translation MKKVKVLFMVIFILLFASCGKPREVNIKDTEEKDGITYVKGESKGFTGIIKSYYDNGALKEDTPYKDGKANGIVKGYYPNGNLRSEKNYKDGKKEGLSKSYYENGNLESEGNYKDGKNDGISKLYYENGNLETETTFKDEKKDGISKLYYENGNLKSEMNYKDGKLEGLLKLYHENGNLVIETNFKDDKRDGILKLYHENGNLIAEHYYKDGKKIY, from the coding sequence ATGAAAAAGGTTAAAGTTTTGTTTATGGTTATTTTTATTTTATTATTTGCAAGTTGTGGTAAGCCTAGAGAAGTAAATATTAAAGACACTGAGGAAAAAGATGGAATAACTTATGTTAAAGGGGAAAGTAAAGGATTTACTGGAATAATAAAATCATATTATGACAATGGAGCTTTAAAAGAAGATACTCCTTATAAAGATGGTAAAGCAAATGGTATTGTAAAAGGATACTATCCTAATGGGAATTTAAGAAGTGAAAAAAATTATAAAGATGGTAAAAAGGAAGGACTCTCAAAATCATACTATGAAAATGGAAATTTAGAAAGTGAAGGTAATTATAAAGATGGAAAAAATGATGGAATCTCTAAATTATATTATGAGAATGGAAATTTAGAAACTGAAACGACTTTTAAAGATGAGAAAAAGGATGGAATCTCTAAATTATATTATGAGAATGGAAATTTAAAAAGTGAGATGAATTATAAAGATGGGAAACTAGAAGGACTCTTAAAATTATATCATGAGAATGGGAATTTAGTAATAGAAACTAATTTTAAAGATGATAAAAGAGATGGTATTTTAAAATTATATCATGAGAATGGAAATTTAATAGCTGAACATTATTATAAGGATGGTAAAAAAATTTATTAA
- a CDS encoding KAP family P-loop NTPase fold protein: protein MKTFERLTKNRQDFLEALVRVINESFEEQKEFEDWENEDIRPVQRIFINAPWGMGKTLFADALQEYLSEKFKNINTLYVNSWKMDFYNEPMKALIAEMSEDNIITIESTEKAKKFLKNCGKIFFGKILKNFLLKKFNLNDKDIEEMKSFFNGLDTSELEDYKNYKKLLEEFKDTLSKEESPKIIIIDELDRCRPDYAIQLLEIIKHIFDVKNIIFLFLINREQLESIVSTIYMNSNLSNKYFEKFYDVELNLPEVNYEELNEPEFQVVNSFKEYRVDKNNSSENRDLVIQKIFLDIAFVIKSGSWLENNDISIRNIKKLLKKFNILKDSLIEEEKEQYILILALITYFFIKELDLKAPRDNRKIMIVILEKYLEKIETNSIIKDIILEAFQNNNIQNQNIDIYEANSRCFNKNENYQRNLYQISVSGKKFYLSNFKRPLCENFNHFLYLSVDIEEATLSLWLEKKYNFIK, encoded by the coding sequence ATGAAAACATTTGAGCGTTTAACAAAAAATAGACAAGATTTTTTAGAAGCATTAGTAAGGGTTATTAATGAAAGCTTTGAAGAACAAAAAGAATTTGAAGATTGGGAAAATGAAGATATTAGACCAGTACAAAGAATTTTTATTAATGCTCCATGGGGAATGGGAAAAACTTTATTTGCTGATGCACTACAAGAATATCTTTCTGAAAAATTTAAAAATATAAACACACTATATGTTAATTCTTGGAAAATGGATTTTTATAATGAACCTATGAAAGCACTTATTGCAGAAATGAGTGAAGATAATATTATAACCATTGAAAGTACTGAAAAAGCTAAAAAATTTTTAAAAAATTGTGGAAAAATATTTTTTGGAAAAATATTAAAAAATTTTCTATTAAAAAAATTTAATTTAAATGATAAAGATATAGAAGAAATGAAATCTTTTTTTAATGGATTGGATACTTCAGAACTTGAAGATTATAAAAATTATAAAAAATTATTAGAAGAATTTAAAGATACACTTTCAAAGGAAGAAAGTCCTAAAATAATTATTATAGATGAATTAGATAGATGTAGACCTGATTATGCCATCCAATTATTAGAAATAATAAAACATATTTTTGATGTTAAAAATATTATTTTTTTGTTTTTAATTAATAGAGAACAACTTGAAAGTATCGTTTCTACAATTTATATGAATTCTAATTTAAGTAATAAATATTTTGAAAAATTTTATGATGTAGAGTTAAATTTACCAGAAGTTAATTATGAGGAGTTAAATGAACCTGAATTTCAAGTAGTTAATTCTTTTAAAGAATATAGAGTGGATAAAAATAATTCTTCAGAGAATAGAGATTTAGTAATACAAAAAATATTTTTAGATATTGCATTTGTAATAAAAAGTGGTTCATGGTTAGAAAATAACGATATTTCCATAAGAAATATTAAAAAACTATTAAAAAAATTTAATATTTTAAAAGATAGCTTAATTGAAGAAGAAAAAGAACAGTATATTTTAATATTAGCACTCATTACATATTTTTTTATAAAAGAGTTAGATTTAAAAGCACCTAGAGATAATAGAAAAATTATGATTGTAATTTTAGAAAAATATTTAGAAAAAATAGAAACTAATAGTATTATAAAAGATATTATTCTAGAAGCATTTCAAAATAATAATATTCAAAATCAAAATATTGATATTTATGAAGCTAATTCAAGATGTTTTAATAAAAATGAAAATTATCAGAGAAATCTTTATCAAATAAGTGTTTCTGGAAAAAAATTTTATTTAAGTAATTTTAAGAGACCGTTATGTGAGAACTTTAACCATTTTTTATATTTGTCAGTTGACATTGAAGAAGCAACTCTTTCATTGTGGCTTGAAAAGAAATATAATTTTATAAAATAA
- a CDS encoding DUF4238 domain-containing protein has translation MIKPYSPKLAKNQHFIPQMYLRNFSFNFNNKKEEAEIYFLMKENITSFSKLKMEDKNFIENICYGNYIYTTLDKYSTILELLKTSFNSNVNCYKNKLTSYFKSLSYSQYKEIFNLYNIEIKEKRKNFFREKLKNVSPKTVVSLHSDFSSKDSIKITYNGNISDFLNEYEKQSVNSAMLKVEELYLNMYTSTFNNLNLKIEKLNKTFPKKIENLDILKNSISSFNSIIKEMVDEVNKLKNRLEKLKDEKLPFKLTTFQQEICDRLSILNYDGLNKISTNFIDILLKLVEKGYKKCKKIEKTFLENILADYENTASNFINVISSKSQIDENTKYELIKYIAIQYFRLQKNNLKIIEKIRKVRSYKEFIRLEIPKILKSDYIIFKIPSPLFCTSDNPICVLDSNFLLFPLTPYIICITFYKYNKKLETDIFILDEIKENLFIKYINFFSVNNAKSLVLSFNDEIEIIQIKTEKFKSLFCNLLNKN, from the coding sequence ATGATAAAACCTTATTCTCCAAAACTAGCCAAAAATCAACACTTTATTCCTCAAATGTATTTAAGAAATTTTTCTTTTAATTTTAATAATAAAAAAGAAGAGGCTGAAATATATTTTTTAATGAAAGAAAATATTACATCTTTTTCTAAATTAAAAATGGAAGATAAAAATTTTATAGAAAATATATGCTATGGAAATTATATTTATACAACTTTAGATAAATATTCAACAATTTTAGAATTACTAAAAACATCTTTTAATTCAAATGTAAATTGTTATAAAAATAAGTTAACATCTTATTTTAAATCCTTATCTTATTCTCAATATAAAGAAATTTTTAATCTCTATAATATTGAGATAAAAGAAAAACGGAAAAATTTTTTCAGAGAAAAACTTAAAAATGTTTCTCCTAAAACTGTTGTAAGCCTTCATAGTGATTTTTCTTCTAAAGATTCCATAAAAATTACATATAATGGAAATATTTCTGATTTTTTAAATGAATATGAGAAACAATCAGTTAATTCTGCTATGCTGAAAGTAGAAGAACTTTATTTAAATATGTATACTAGTACTTTTAATAATCTTAATTTAAAAATTGAAAAATTGAATAAAACTTTTCCTAAAAAAATTGAAAATTTAGATATATTAAAAAACTCTATTAGCTCTTTTAATTCCATAATAAAAGAGATGGTAGATGAAGTAAACAAACTAAAAAATAGATTAGAAAAATTAAAAGATGAAAAACTTCCATTTAAATTAACAACTTTCCAACAAGAAATTTGTGATAGGCTTTCAATTTTAAATTACGATGGTTTAAATAAAATATCCACAAATTTTATAGATATTTTATTAAAGTTGGTAGAAAAAGGATACAAAAAGTGTAAAAAAATAGAGAAGACATTTTTAGAAAATATTCTTGCAGATTATGAAAATACCGCCAGTAATTTCATAAATGTTATATCTTCAAAAAGTCAGATAGATGAAAATACTAAGTATGAATTGATAAAATATATTGCAATACAATATTTTAGGCTTCAAAAAAATAACTTAAAAATTATTGAAAAAATAAGAAAAGTAAGAAGTTACAAAGAATTTATAAGATTAGAAATTCCTAAGATTTTAAAAAGTGACTATATAATCTTTAAAATACCTTCACCTTTATTTTGTACGTCTGATAATCCCATTTGTGTACTTGATTCAAATTTTTTACTTTTTCCTCTAACTCCTTACATTATATGTATTACATTTTATAAATATAATAAAAAATTAGAAACAGATATTTTTATATTAGATGAAATAAAAGAAAATTTGTTTATAAAATATATAAATTTTTTTTCTGTTAATAATGCTAAAAGCTTGGTTTTATCTTTTAATGACGAAATTGAGATTATTCAAATAAAAACTGAAAAATTTAAAAGTTTGTTTTGTAATTTACTTAATAAAAATTAA
- a CDS encoding Eco57I restriction-modification methylase domain-containing protein, with protein MSDLIVIDDKVNISENNLRDKMSSIFNILLIDRTKSTKRCIKNIIWANENYIKYDAKKYSATSEIKIELITGKYSNVIQPRALKAAQLQKKRTRTIAEVFTPIEILKQQNDEIDKSCQNDDLETYTKRTWIEITCGEAPYIATRYNVITGKLIDLDERVGFLDRKLRKINKECNIKDKWKELVREAYKTSYGFEWNGDSLLLARENLLYTYFDYYDNKWNEEPPLEEIEEIAIIISYNIFQMDGLKCIIPLSDRDTTKKKQLNLFNKTEKISNQTQSKKGQYVKIMNWRENKTEFFKRVKFDVVIGNPPYQENDNAVRGEGAPINASAKPLYNHFFYLAYEITNAKINLIFPARWLVGAGKGLTEFTQEMLNDKHIKSMTIFQKSSDVFLNTDIKGGVLYLTYDKTYKGEANIKVIDWKKKQHEYKGYLNSCGCGFFIPFKELVNIYKKVTSISKESIQKHISKRKPYGLATDFFRNPAKYSMPEIFDKKNNEDDISILGLEKNKRLIKYVPKDYPITTGNDTIYKWKFFVGKAMGNGEFGETYPDYPIGAPGEIATETFIRIGNFDSKEEAEALKKYFCTKFFRTMLGIAKATQDSTSKVYCFVPNQNFGKDSDIDWNEDIEKIDVQLYKKYKLNASEIKFIEENVK; from the coding sequence TTGTCAGACTTAATAGTTATAGATGATAAAGTAAATATTTCTGAAAATAATTTGAGAGATAAAATGTCCTCTATATTCAACATTTTATTAATTGACAGAACAAAAAGTACAAAAAGATGTATTAAGAATATTATTTGGGCAAATGAAAACTATATCAAATATGATGCTAAAAAATATTCTGCAACTTCGGAAATAAAAATTGAATTAATAACAGGAAAATATAGTAATGTCATACAACCAAGGGCATTAAAAGCTGCACAGTTACAAAAAAAAAGAACTAGAACAATAGCTGAAGTGTTCACTCCTATAGAAATTCTAAAACAACAAAATGACGAAATAGATAAAAGTTGTCAGAATGATGATTTAGAAACATATACTAAAAGAACTTGGATTGAGATAACTTGTGGAGAAGCACCTTATATAGCAACACGCTATAATGTTATAACTGGAAAGTTAATTGATTTAGATGAAAGAGTTGGTTTTTTAGATCGTAAATTAAGAAAAATCAATAAGGAATGTAATATTAAAGATAAATGGAAAGAGTTAGTAAGAGAAGCATATAAAACTAGTTATGGCTTTGAATGGAATGGAGATTCATTACTATTAGCTCGTGAAAACCTTTTATATACATATTTTGATTATTATGATAATAAATGGAATGAAGAACCCCCATTAGAAGAGATAGAAGAAATAGCAATAATTATTAGTTATAATATTTTTCAAATGGATGGACTAAAATGTATTATTCCACTAAGTGATAGAGATACAACCAAAAAAAAACAATTAAATTTATTTAATAAAACAGAAAAAATTAGTAACCAAACTCAAAGTAAAAAAGGTCAATATGTTAAGATTATGAATTGGAGAGAGAACAAAACTGAATTTTTTAAGAGAGTGAAGTTTGATGTAGTGATTGGAAACCCACCATATCAAGAAAATGATAATGCTGTGAGAGGAGAAGGAGCACCTATTAACGCTTCAGCAAAACCATTATATAATCATTTTTTTTATCTAGCATATGAAATAACAAATGCTAAAATAAATTTAATATTTCCAGCAAGATGGCTGGTCGGAGCTGGTAAAGGTCTAACTGAATTTACACAAGAGATGTTAAATGACAAACATATAAAATCTATGACTATTTTTCAAAAATCAAGTGATGTATTCTTAAATACAGACATAAAAGGTGGAGTTTTGTATTTAACATATGACAAAACTTATAAAGGAGAAGCAAACATAAAAGTAATAGACTGGAAAAAGAAGCAACATGAATATAAAGGTTATTTGAATTCTTGTGGCTGTGGTTTTTTTATTCCATTTAAAGAGTTAGTAAATATTTATAAAAAAGTAACAAGTATATCTAAAGAAAGTATCCAAAAACATATTTCAAAACGTAAACCCTATGGTTTAGCAACTGATTTTTTTAGAAATCCAGCTAAATATTCAATGCCAGAAATTTTTGATAAAAAAAATAATGAAGATGATATTTCTATTTTAGGTCTAGAAAAAAATAAAAGACTTATTAAATATGTACCAAAAGATTATCCTATAACAACTGGTAATGACACTATTTATAAATGGAAATTCTTTGTTGGAAAAGCTATGGGAAATGGAGAATTTGGTGAAACATATCCAGATTATCCAATAGGTGCACCAGGAGAAATAGCAACAGAAACATTTATTAGAATAGGTAATTTTGATTCCAAAGAAGAGGCTGAGGCATTAAAAAAATATTTTTGTACTAAATTTTTTAGAACAATGCTTGGCATAGCAAAAGCAACTCAAGATTCTACATCAAAAGTATATTGCTTTGTTCCCAATCAAAATTTTGGAAAAGATTCGGATATTGATTGGAATGAAGATATTGAAAAAATAGATGTTCAACTATATAAAAAATATAAATTGAATGCATCAGAAATAAAATTTATTGAAGAAAATGTCAAATAA
- a CDS encoding ABC transporter ATP-binding protein has translation MSKILLEVKNLKKYFQTPKGQLHAVDNVNFAIEEGKTLGVVGESGCGKSTTGRTILRLLEATDGEIIFEGKNIREYSKAEMKKLREEMQIIFQDPFASLNPRMTVSEIIAEPLIIHKKCKNKQELNDRVKELMDTVGLSQRLVNTYPHELDGGRRQRIGIARALALNPKFIVCDEPVSALDVSIQAQVLNLMKDLQEKLGLTYMFITHDLSVVKYFSNDIAVMYLGELVEKAPSKDLFKNPIHPYTKALLSAIPTINIRKKMERIKLEGEITSPINPGIGCRFAKRCIYAEEICSKESPKLEKVGEAHFFACHRAKELGFVNEK, from the coding sequence ATGAGTAAAATATTGTTAGAGGTTAAAAATTTAAAAAAATATTTTCAGACTCCAAAAGGGCAACTACATGCAGTAGATAATGTTAATTTTGCTATTGAAGAAGGTAAGACTTTAGGAGTTGTTGGGGAATCTGGTTGTGGGAAATCTACAACTGGAAGAACAATTTTAAGACTTTTAGAGGCTACTGATGGAGAAATTATATTTGAAGGAAAAAATATAAGAGAATATTCAAAAGCTGAAATGAAAAAATTAAGAGAAGAAATGCAAATAATATTCCAAGATCCATTTGCATCATTAAATCCAAGAATGACAGTAAGTGAAATAATTGCAGAGCCTCTTATTATTCATAAGAAATGTAAAAATAAACAAGAACTTAATGATAGAGTGAAAGAACTTATGGATACAGTTGGTTTGAGCCAAAGACTTGTAAATACTTACCCTCATGAACTTGATGGTGGAAGAAGACAAAGAATAGGGATAGCAAGAGCTTTAGCTTTAAATCCTAAATTTATAGTTTGTGATGAACCAGTATCAGCACTTGATGTGTCTATACAAGCACAAGTTTTAAACTTGATGAAAGATTTACAAGAAAAATTAGGGTTAACATATATGTTTATAACTCATGATTTATCAGTTGTAAAGTATTTCTCTAATGATATAGCAGTTATGTATTTAGGTGAACTTGTTGAAAAAGCTCCTTCAAAGGACTTATTTAAAAATCCTATTCACCCATATACAAAGGCATTGTTATCAGCAATACCTACAATCAATATTAGAAAGAAAATGGAAAGAATTAAGCTTGAAGGCGAAATTACTTCTCCTATCAATCCAGGAATTGGTTGTAGATTTGCAAAAAGATGTATTTATGCAGAAGAAATATGTTCAAAAGAATCTCCAAAATTAGAAAAAGTTGGAGAAGCACATTTTTTTGCTTGCCATAGAGCAAAGGAATTAGGTTTTGTTAATGAAAAATAA
- a CDS encoding ABC transporter ATP-binding protein — protein MENRNLLEIRDLEIQYVKDDETVHAVNGISVDIAEGETLGLVGETGAGKTTTALGIMRLITGPTGKIKSGVIKFNDKSILEIPEEEIRKIRGNDISMIFQDPMTSLNPVMTVGEQIAEVIEIHEHIGKEEAMNKAAEMLELVGIPGARKNDYPHQFSGGMKQRVVIAIALACNPKLLIADEPTTALDVTIQAQVLDLMTDLKNKFKTSMLLITHDLGVVAQVCDKVAIMYAGEIVEYGTLEDVFENPKHPYTLGLFGSIPSLDEEKTRLVPIKGLMPDPTNLPTGCKFNPRCPHAVELCSQRTPVATEVSKGHRVQCLIAEGLVKFKENWEEENE, from the coding sequence ATGGAAAATAGAAATCTTTTAGAAATTAGAGATTTAGAGATACAGTATGTAAAAGATGATGAAACTGTACATGCAGTTAATGGAATTAGTGTAGATATAGCAGAAGGGGAAACATTAGGACTTGTTGGGGAAACAGGAGCAGGAAAAACTACAACAGCTCTTGGAATAATGAGATTGATTACAGGACCAACAGGTAAAATAAAAAGTGGAGTCATAAAATTTAATGATAAGAGTATATTAGAAATTCCTGAGGAAGAAATAAGAAAAATTAGAGGTAATGATATTTCAATGATATTTCAAGATCCAATGACATCATTAAATCCAGTTATGACAGTTGGAGAACAAATAGCAGAAGTTATTGAAATACATGAACATATTGGTAAAGAAGAGGCTATGAATAAAGCTGCTGAAATGCTAGAATTAGTCGGTATTCCAGGAGCAAGAAAAAATGACTATCCTCACCAATTTTCAGGAGGAATGAAACAAAGAGTTGTTATTGCAATAGCTCTTGCTTGTAATCCAAAACTTTTAATAGCTGATGAACCTACAACAGCTCTTGATGTTACTATACAAGCACAAGTTTTGGATCTTATGACAGATTTAAAAAATAAATTTAAAACATCAATGTTGCTTATAACTCATGATTTAGGAGTAGTTGCACAAGTTTGTGATAAAGTGGCAATTATGTATGCAGGAGAAATTGTTGAATATGGAACTCTTGAAGATGTTTTTGAAAATCCAAAACATCCTTATACTTTAGGATTATTTGGTTCTATTCCAAGTTTAGATGAAGAAAAAACTAGATTAGTACCTATAAAGGGACTTATGCCTGATCCAACAAACTTACCAACAGGTTGTAAGTTTAATCCTAGGTGCCCACATGCAGTAGAATTATGTTCTCAAAGAACACCTGTGGCTACAGAAGTTTCAAAAGGACATAGAGTACAATGTCTTATAGCAGAAGGCTTAGTAAAATTCAAAGAAAATTGGGAGGAAGAAAATGAGTAA
- the nikC gene encoding nickel transporter permease — protein sequence MEKTKNKKQSQWAEVFRMLKKNRMAMLGLIILIVLVLLALFADLIANYDAVVIKQNLTERLMPPSGKHWLGTDEFGRDIFARLIHGARVSLKVGILAISISVVVGGILGAISGYFGGVIDNVIMRVVDIFLAVPSILLAIAIVSALGPSMLNLMISISVSYVPNFARIVRASVLSIRDQEFIEAAKAIGASNSRIIMKHIIPNSLAPVIVQGTLGVAGAILSTAGLSFIGLGIQPPAPEWGSMLSGGRQYLRYAWWVTTFPGVAIMITILSLNLLGDGLRDALDPRLKQ from the coding sequence ATGGAAAAAACAAAAAATAAAAAACAAAGCCAATGGGCAGAAGTTTTTAGAATGTTAAAGAAAAATAGAATGGCTATGCTAGGATTAATCATTCTTATAGTTTTAGTTTTATTAGCTCTATTTGCCGATTTAATTGCAAACTATGATGCAGTTGTTATAAAACAAAATTTAACTGAAAGACTTATGCCTCCTAGTGGAAAACATTGGTTAGGTACAGATGAATTTGGAAGAGATATATTTGCAAGACTTATCCATGGAGCAAGAGTTTCACTAAAAGTTGGTATTTTAGCAATATCTATTTCAGTTGTAGTTGGTGGAATTTTAGGGGCAATATCAGGATATTTTGGTGGAGTGATAGATAATGTCATAATGAGAGTTGTGGATATTTTCTTAGCTGTTCCAAGTATATTACTTGCAATTGCAATAGTATCAGCATTAGGACCTAGTATGTTAAATTTAATGATTTCTATAAGTGTTTCCTATGTTCCAAATTTTGCTCGTATAGTTAGAGCTTCTGTACTTTCAATAAGAGATCAAGAGTTTATTGAAGCGGCAAAAGCAATAGGAGCAAGTAATTCAAGAATAATAATGAAACATATAATTCCAAACTCATTAGCACCAGTTATTGTACAAGGAACTTTGGGAGTTGCTGGAGCAATTTTATCAACAGCCGGATTAAGTTTCATTGGATTAGGAATACAACCTCCAGCACCAGAATGGGGTTCAATGTTATCAGGTGGAAGACAATATTTAAGATATGCCTGGTGGGTAACTACTTTCCCAGGTGTAGCGATAATGATAACAATTTTATCACTTAACTTATTAGGTGATGGATTAAGAGATGCTCTTGACCCTAGATTGAAACAATAA